The window CTCAGGCCTCTATTGGCCCAGGAAACGTCTGGTATGATGTTTACAACTATCTCCAGCCTCACAACGTAACTGTGATTGGCGGGAGGGTGTCTGCCATTGGCGTGGGGGGCCTGACTTTGGGAGGTGGAATGTCGTTTTTCTCTAGCCAACATGGATGGGCATGTGACAATGTGAATTCTTATGAGGTGATTTCTACTTGTGTTACGTTTGATCAGAACTGGAACACTAACGCCTTATGAATAGGTCGTGCTTGCAGACGGCTCAATCCGCCAAGTCAGCTACTCGTCCCCGTATTCTGATTTGTACTGGGCGCTTCGCGGAGGAGGGAATAATTTTGGCATCGTAACAAGATTTGATCTCGCGGCCTATCCCCAAGGCGATCTCTGGGCTGGCTCAGATGCCTTTTTGTACACAAACGAGACGGCAGCTGCCATTAACGACGCCTTCTATTTCCTTGGAATCAACGCTCCCTCGGATCCATACGCTCAAGTCATCATTGCATACGCTTATGCGCAGTCAGAAGATCTCTTCGTCATTGCATCTGACCTCCAATATGCCAAACCAGTCGCCAATCCTCCCATCTTGCAAAATTTCACCTCGGTCCCCGGTGCTATCGCAAGCACACTCCGCATCACGGATCTCTCGAATCTAACGGTTGAGTTCAATAACTCCAACCCCGGTGGCTTCCGGTATGTTTTCACTATCTAGAGGGTACTTCTTCGCCGAGACTGACTTGGTCCTTACAGACAAACATACTGGACTTTTACAGTTCAGAACAATGCCGCTTTAATGGCTGACATGGTCGCCATCTACATGGAAGAAATCGACGCTATCAAAAACGTCACAGGGGTTGGGCCTTCAATTATCTTTCAGCTCATCACTACTGATATGACCGATCACTTTTCCAAGAATGGCGGTAATGCACTTGGACTTGCTGGCCAAGGTCCTCTGAACCGTGCGtgacctttttcttcttactcGCTCTCTCTACTAACTTTGGTAATAGTAATCAATGTCGACATATCTTGGTCCAATGCCTCGGATGACGAGAGAGTCCTCGCAGCTGCGCAAAACATTGTCGACCGCTCTGTGGCCGTTGCATGTGCCAAAGGCCTCGATCACCCATACCTTTACCAAAACTACGCTTCTTACCAGCAAGATGTCTTTGCTAGCTATGGGGCAGATAACCTCGCAAAACTAAGATCAATAAGTACTAAATACGACCCGCAGCGGGTGTGGCAGAAGTTACAGCCAGGATACTTTAAGCTAGGATAATTTATATTGACAGTGTCTAACTTGCATGCACAACACAAACTATATCAACTCTCTCCCTGCTGTAGCTCATGTCTATGTTTGTTCTATGTAAAGAGGTAGAATTAAACCAGAGGTCGCAGCGCATCGATTAACTCCGTTTTGCCGTAAAGAACTTTGCTGTCTTTAGATTCCACGTCGACCATACCACCTTTGTTTTGGGCGTCATTGGCCTTGATTAGCAGTTCAGCAAGAGTTGGGCTCATTACTCGTTCCATCACTTCCTTCCACTCAGCGCGAGGAACAGCCTTCGCCTGAATTGTCTTCCCCAGTAGCTCTCTCAGAGCCGCGGCCGCGTCATTGGCGCTATATCGACGTGGACCCTCGGCGTGGATAATCTCAACATCT is drawn from Trichoderma atroviride chromosome 7, complete sequence and contains these coding sequences:
- a CDS encoding uncharacterized protein (EggNog:ENOG41~SECRETED:SignalP(1-17)), with the protein product MRLFGFVFSLLLRLGIAYTLSEVETQISSYQAHNATYTAAPTPPSGCQLACGFLAFSLPSQLSYPNSSTYEFEESRYWAQQQALTRPTCRFSPASPEEVSLAVLALRVTQCKFAVKSGGHAAFAGASNIDGGVTIDLINLNQITLSSDKTQASIGPGNVWYDVYNYLQPHNVTVIGGRVSAIGVGGLTLGGGMSFFSSQHGWACDNVNSYEVVLADGSIRQVSYSSPYSDLYWALRGGGNNFGIVTRFDLAAYPQGDLWAGSDAFLYTNETAAAINDAFYFLGINAPSDPYAQVIIAYAYAQSEDLFVIASDLQYAKPVANPPILQNFTSVPGAIASTLRITDLSNLTVEFNNSNPGGFRQTYWTFTVQNNAALMADMVAIYMEEIDAIKNVTGVGPSIIFQLITTDMTDHFSKNGGNALGLAGQGPLNLINVDISWSNASDDERVLAAAQNIVDRSVAVACAKGLDHPYLYQNYASYQQDVFASYGADNLAKLRSISTKYDPQRVWQKLQPGYFKLG